The sequence GCCCGCCGCTGGCTGAAGGCGTACTCGGCCTGCATCTGCCCGATAGCTGCCTTCATGGCTACCAGCTCCAGCCGTTTTTTCGGATCACCGACTGCAGCGCCTCTTTGTCCAGACTCAGGTCCGCCACCAGCTTCTTCAGCCGCCCGTTCTCCTCCCGCAGCTGCTTCAGCTCCTGCGCCTGGCTCACCTCCAGACCGCCGTACTTCGCCTTCCAGGCGTACAACGTGTGCTTGCTGACGCCGATCTCGCGGGCCACGTCCTCCGCCCGCCGCCCTGCCTCCATCTGCTTCAGGGCCCCGATCATCTCCGCTTCACTGAACCGGCTCCTCGACATGCACTCCTCCCCTTTCCTTCGCTCCCGCGAAAGTGTGAAATCATACTCAGCTCTGTGCGGTTTTAGGGGAGCAGGTCAATCTTTCGCCGGGTGGACGAATCTGTTGCCCGGGTGAAGGTAACTTGTTCCGCAGAGGAGGCTGCTGCATACCAGAAGGCGGCCGGAAGGGTGGCGTGCGCAGTCGTCATGGATGTCCTGGAACCGCTGTATGCAAAACATCCAAATCTCAAACCGCACAACTGGGACGAAGAGCAAGGGGCTTGACCTGCCCCCCTCGGAAACCGCACAGCGGCAGGTATGATTTCGGACGAAGGAAAGGGGGAGACGCGTCTCGAAGGGCAGACACAGTCGAACCGTGCGGGTCCGGCATGAGTGTTCGTTAGGACGGGGTAGGGGGCTGCCCGCTGGCGCCGCTCGTCTCGCCGCCCGCTGCGCGCAGCCGTCGATTCACGATGATGATGTAATGCAGCCCGGAGAGCACGGTGAAGGCCATGGTGGCCCACAGCCCGACGACGGCCGCCGTCGCCACCCAGGCCTCCGGCCGCACTTCGCGCAGCAGCACGAAGAACAGCGTCACGATCTGCGCGCCGGTGTTGGCCTTGCCCAGAAAGCTGGGCGGGAACTCGCGCAGCGATGTGGTGGCATAAAGGATGGCGCTGGTCACCACGATGCCCACGTCGCGGCTGAACACCAGCACCGTGAACTTCCACGGGATCTTGTGCACCAGCGAGAGCACCAGAAAGAGCGTCGAGAGCAGCAGCTTGTCGGCGATGGGATCGAGATACTGGCCGAGCACCGTCTTCTGCTTGAGCAGGCGCGCCAGCAGGCCGTCGAGGTTGTCGGTCAAGCCGGCCAGCACGAACAGGCCCAGCGCCCACTTCCACTCCTCGTCCAGGATGGCGATGACGATGAAGGGGATGAAGATCAGGCGCAGCAGCGTGAGCTGGTTGGGGAAAGTGCGAAGCTGTGAGATCACCGCGCCGTCTCCGGCTGCGGCCGGCCGCCGAGGAACGCCGCCAGGTCCACGCCCGCTTTTTCTGCGAAGCGCTCACCCAGCGAGGGGATGTCGCCGCTGCGCGCGTCGGCTTCCATGCGCTCCACGCGATGCATGGGGAAGAAGACCAGGCCGGGCGTGAACAGCTCGCCGGCGCGCAGCAGGCGCGCGCAGTCGTCGAAGGAATTCAGATCGATGCCGCGCACGGCCACGCCGGCCACGGTGATCTCCGCCACCGCGCCCCAGAACTTTTCGCGCGGCGAGTTCAGGGTGATCAGGACGACCGTCCCGCTGCCGAAAGCCTGCCCGCTTGCGGTCTCGAGCTGCATGCGGAGATTCTCCGCCCGCCGAGGTCGTGGTTGCAACTCCAAGCGGATTTGCGGCAGCAGGCTCCGTTGCCCGAACCTTGGGG is a genomic window of Terriglobales bacterium containing:
- a CDS encoding CDP-alcohol phosphatidyltransferase family protein → MISQLRTFPNQLTLLRLIFIPFIVIAILDEEWKWALGLFVLAGLTDNLDGLLARLLKQKTVLGQYLDPIADKLLLSTLFLVLSLVHKIPWKFTVLVFSRDVGIVVTSAILYATTSLREFPPSFLGKANTGAQIVTLFFVLLREVRPEAWVATAAVVGLWATMAFTVLSGLHYIIIVNRRLRAAGGETSGASGQPPTPS